One genomic segment of Paenibacillus durus includes these proteins:
- a CDS encoding PTS sugar transporter subunit IIA has translation MFEFAKKKKSARLIELEAPLKGKTLTLEEVPDPAFSSGTIGKGRAILPSEGKVTAPCPGTVVHIMEKSKHALLLEHETGILILIHVGIETVSLKGEGFYPCVSAGDKVSTGQTLLEFDLEAIAKAGLSPVTPIIIPGGQDLIESVEFKGGTASHEDKPFIRILLKNL, from the coding sequence ATGTTTGAATTCGCCAAAAAGAAAAAATCCGCCAGGCTTATCGAGCTTGAGGCTCCGTTAAAAGGAAAGACGCTGACCCTGGAAGAAGTGCCGGACCCGGCATTCTCGAGCGGCACCATAGGGAAAGGGAGAGCGATCCTGCCCTCGGAAGGTAAAGTAACGGCGCCTTGTCCGGGCACGGTCGTTCATATCATGGAGAAGAGCAAGCACGCGCTGCTGCTCGAACATGAAACCGGCATTCTGATATTGATTCATGTCGGCATTGAAACGGTATCGTTAAAGGGAGAAGGCTTCTACCCCTGTGTGAGTGCAGGCGATAAGGTAAGCACCGGCCAGACGCTGCTGGAGTTCGACCTGGAGGCAATTGCAAAAGCGGGGTTGTCCCCGGTCACGCCAATTATCATACCTGGTGGTCAGGACTTGATCGAGAGCGTGGAGTTTAAGGGTGGCACGGCCTCCCATGAGGATAAACCTTTTATCCGGATTTTGCTGAAGAATCTGTAA
- a CDS encoding ATP-binding cassette domain-containing protein has product MAIQLQQVSYTYEQQSLWRQAALHGIDLDLPQGSIVGVAGSTGSGKSTLLQLFNGILRPTEGKVSVLDITLRAGEKTPKLLPLRRRVGLVFQFPEQQMFAETVEKDLCFGPLNFGMSPDEARERARQAMLDMGLDLALLGRNPFRLSGGQMRKAAIASVLAADPEIVVLDEPTASLDPVSRKELIGLLTRLCRERGRTIIVVTHRMDELLPYADRWVILSQGRAVFQGGVKELAADPSVLTRCGLAVPDSLRYWRAVAYRLGLDDEAPRLTAEGLAELIASRSGKSAARAGEEGAGHE; this is encoded by the coding sequence ATGGCCATACAACTGCAGCAAGTAAGCTATACCTATGAGCAGCAGAGCTTGTGGCGGCAAGCTGCGCTGCACGGCATCGATCTCGACCTTCCCCAAGGGTCCATAGTCGGCGTCGCCGGATCGACGGGGTCAGGCAAATCGACGCTGCTTCAATTATTCAATGGAATCTTGAGGCCGACGGAGGGGAAGGTGTCGGTTCTGGATATTACGCTCCGCGCCGGAGAGAAGACGCCAAAGCTGCTGCCGCTGCGGCGGCGGGTCGGGCTCGTCTTCCAATTCCCGGAGCAGCAGATGTTCGCGGAGACGGTGGAGAAGGATCTGTGCTTCGGCCCGCTCAATTTCGGCATGAGCCCGGATGAGGCGCGGGAGCGAGCGCGCCAGGCGATGCTGGATATGGGGCTGGACCTTGCGCTGCTTGGACGCAATCCGTTCCGCCTCAGCGGCGGACAGATGCGCAAGGCGGCCATCGCTTCGGTGCTGGCCGCAGACCCGGAGATTGTCGTGCTGGACGAACCGACAGCGTCGCTGGACCCGGTCAGCCGCAAGGAACTGATCGGACTGCTTACGCGTCTGTGCAGGGAGCGCGGGCGCACCATCATTGTCGTCACTCACCGGATGGATGAGCTTCTGCCTTATGCCGACCGGTGGGTGATTCTTAGCCAGGGCCGCGCCGTCTTCCAGGGCGGAGTGAAGGAACTGGCTGCGGACCCTTCCGTGCTTACGCGCTGCGGTCTGGCGGTGCCGGACTCGCTGCGCTACTGGCGGGCGGTTGCGTACCGGCTTGGCCTTGATGACGAAGCTCCAAGGCTGACGGCAGAGGGGCTGGCGGAGCTGATTGCCTCCAGAAGCGGGAAAAGTGCCGCCCGCGCTGGTGAAGAGGGGGCCGGCCATGAATGA
- a CDS encoding energy-coupling factor transporter transmembrane component T family protein, with amino-acid sequence MNERLLLGRTIATGSWVHKLDPRSKLIGMLLYAAAILLSRSWPAMALLALFSVTVAASTRIPLKYYLKAAKPLRYLMLFIFIVQLISVKEGEVWLTLGSYSLHEEGLRLGAFAVIRTFLLVAFTALLTFTTTPARLNQGMEGILSPLRFTGLSPGRFTLMVSLALRFIPTILDEAQIILKAQASRGADLSELPLKEKGRMLVTLLVPVIAGAFRRAQDLVYSMEARGFQMDALRSRYHRLRWGWADTFFIAMFILLGVAAAIL; translated from the coding sequence ATGAATGAGCGTTTGCTGCTCGGCAGAACCATTGCGACCGGCTCCTGGGTACATAAGCTGGACCCCCGTTCTAAGCTCATCGGGATGCTGCTGTACGCCGCCGCCATTTTGCTGTCCCGGTCCTGGCCGGCCATGGCGCTGCTGGCCCTGTTCTCGGTAACGGTGGCGGCTTCAACGCGGATTCCACTGAAGTATTATTTGAAGGCGGCTAAGCCGCTGCGATATTTAATGCTGTTTATTTTTATCGTTCAACTGATATCGGTCAAGGAAGGGGAGGTATGGCTGACGCTAGGTTCTTACTCCCTGCACGAGGAGGGGCTCAGGCTCGGCGCGTTCGCGGTCATCCGCACGTTCTTGCTGGTCGCCTTTACCGCTCTGCTGACGTTCACGACCACTCCGGCCCGTCTGAACCAGGGGATGGAGGGGATCTTGTCGCCGCTCAGGTTCACCGGACTTTCTCCGGGCCGTTTTACGCTGATGGTCAGCCTCGCCCTGCGGTTCATACCGACCATTCTGGACGAGGCGCAGATTATTCTGAAGGCTCAGGCCTCGCGGGGCGCCGATCTCAGTGAGCTGCCGCTTAAAGAGAAGGGCCGGATGCTGGTAACGCTGCTTGTGCCCGTCATTGCCGGAGCGTTTCGGCGCGCCCAGGATCTGGTCTACTCCATGGAAGCGCGCGGCTTCCAAATGGATGCCCTCCGCTCGCGGTATCACCGCCTAAGGTGGGGCTGGGCCGATACTTTTTTTATCGCTATGTTCATTCTGCTGGGCGTTGCCGCAGCTATCCTGTAA
- a CDS encoding UbiA-like polyprenyltransferase, which translates to MVIINACKIAAHKFKLFSELVMFSHTLFSLPFAIISMVWAAGGWPSGRIMLWGLIALIGARNGANAFNRLVDRTFDGQNPRTAHRHLPQRLLAEKEVAVFIVVNYMIFIVASGMLNLLCLILSPVAIVLISSYSYTKRFTYLSHLYLGFVIASAPIGAWFAVTGQIAFTPFVIGTVVMLWIAGFDIIYGTQDIEFDRRIGLWSIPSYFGLQNALRIAAALHFIMIMLLLFLYQWRGLGWMYLAGIGIAMLLLMTEHKIIKPSNRQLMKVASYNLNQVISTVILACTLVDYFLL; encoded by the coding sequence ATGGTCATTATTAACGCCTGCAAAATCGCGGCGCATAAATTTAAACTGTTCAGCGAGCTGGTCATGTTCTCGCATACGCTGTTCTCGCTGCCCTTTGCCATAATATCTATGGTGTGGGCGGCTGGCGGCTGGCCTTCGGGCCGTATTATGCTGTGGGGGCTGATCGCCCTTATCGGCGCACGTAACGGCGCCAATGCTTTCAACCGGCTCGTTGACCGGACCTTTGACGGCCAGAATCCGCGCACGGCGCACCGGCATCTTCCGCAGCGGCTGCTGGCCGAGAAGGAAGTCGCCGTATTTATCGTCGTCAACTATATGATTTTCATCGTCGCGTCGGGCATGCTGAATCTGTTGTGCCTGATCCTTTCGCCGGTGGCGATTGTGCTGATCTCATCTTACTCGTATACGAAACGATTCACCTATCTCAGCCATCTGTACCTTGGATTCGTCATCGCTTCGGCTCCGATCGGCGCGTGGTTTGCGGTAACCGGACAAATCGCGTTTACGCCTTTTGTCATCGGGACGGTCGTTATGCTGTGGATCGCCGGCTTCGACATTATATACGGCACCCAGGATATCGAATTCGACCGCCGCATCGGGCTGTGGTCCATTCCCAGCTATTTCGGGCTTCAGAACGCGCTGCGTATTGCGGCGGCGCTGCATTTCATCATGATTATGCTACTGCTTTTTCTATACCAGTGGCGCGGTCTCGGCTGGATGTATCTTGCCGGCATCGGCATAGCGATGCTGCTTCTGATGACGGAGCATAAAATCATCAAGCCTTCGAACCGGCAGCTGATGAAGGTTGCTTCTTATAATTTGAATCAGGTGATTAGCACAGTTATTTTGGCTTGTACGCTGGTTGATTATTTCCTGCTTTAG
- a CDS encoding ATP-binding cassette domain-containing protein, whose amino-acid sequence MNEVNGKWNSVEHSPDAIVLKDVSFGYDPENPILHGVSLRIPQGQWVGLVGASGSGKSTLVKLLNALLPASAGEIAVCGEVLSEESVLSIRRKIGMVFQNPDNQFVGETVEEDILFGLEGLCLSREEMERRLHLYAGKLGVSGLLAKHPGELSGGQKQRVAIASILAMEPGVVIFDEASSMLDEESRNGLLSILRDMHAEGYTILMITHDADEIMASERVLALSGGGLAGDMTPAELFRSRELMEECRLRAPYAWELSRELEARGLTIGVPASEKELVDTLWPYNCSK is encoded by the coding sequence ATGAATGAAGTGAACGGAAAGTGGAATTCCGTAGAGCACAGCCCGGACGCCATTGTGCTGAAGGATGTATCTTTTGGCTATGACCCGGAGAATCCGATCCTGCACGGAGTCTCGCTTCGCATCCCGCAGGGGCAATGGGTTGGCCTGGTGGGCGCGAGCGGATCGGGCAAATCGACGCTGGTGAAGCTGCTGAATGCGCTGCTTCCCGCAAGCGCCGGCGAAATTGCCGTGTGCGGCGAGGTGCTGAGTGAAGAAAGCGTCCTAAGCATCCGCCGGAAGATCGGCATGGTGTTTCAGAATCCGGACAACCAGTTCGTCGGAGAGACGGTGGAGGAGGATATCCTGTTCGGCCTGGAAGGGCTGTGTTTGTCCCGGGAGGAGATGGAACGGCGTCTGCATCTGTACGCAGGCAAGCTCGGGGTTTCCGGACTGCTGGCCAAGCACCCCGGAGAGCTGTCCGGAGGGCAGAAGCAGCGGGTCGCGATTGCATCCATTCTTGCCATGGAGCCGGGCGTCGTCATTTTTGACGAGGCCTCTTCCATGTTGGATGAAGAGAGCCGGAACGGGCTGCTGAGTATTTTGCGGGACATGCATGCCGAAGGGTACACCATTCTCATGATTACGCATGATGCTGATGAGATTATGGCTTCAGAGCGTGTGCTCGCGCTGAGCGGAGGCGGACTGGCGGGGGATATGACGCCGGCCGAGCTGTTCCGCAGCCGCGAGCTGATGGAGGAGTGCCGCTTGCGCGCGCCGTATGCCTGGGAGCTGAGCCGCGAGCTTGAGGCGCGGGGCCTGACAATCGGCGTTCCCGCCAGTGAAAAGGAGCTTGTAGATACGCTATGGCCATACAACTGCAGCAAGTAA
- a CDS encoding Gx transporter family protein gives MGLSNSESSQALKRTVIIAIFSAVAVVLGIVEAQIPLSAMGLMPGAKLGFANIMILTCIYFLRGRDALMLVILKTLLTAFILGTFSSLLFSLFGSLLSFIVMFLLMKGGRMQLSLIGVSIAGSIAHNIGQLAAASMVMGTTSIMYYLPILLVTGIVTGIAVGYAVRYLVSSLSQISLFEEFLR, from the coding sequence ATGGGTTTGTCCAATAGCGAATCAAGCCAGGCGCTGAAGAGAACGGTGATTATCGCTATTTTTTCAGCGGTGGCTGTGGTGCTCGGCATTGTAGAGGCGCAGATTCCGCTGTCCGCGATGGGACTTATGCCGGGGGCGAAGCTGGGCTTTGCCAACATTATGATTTTGACCTGCATCTATTTTTTGCGCGGGCGCGACGCCTTAATGCTTGTTATTCTGAAAACGCTTCTTACCGCATTCATCCTGGGTACCTTCTCCAGTCTGCTGTTCAGCCTGTTTGGCTCGCTGCTCAGCTTCATCGTCATGTTCCTGCTGATGAAGGGAGGACGTATGCAGCTGAGCCTGATCGGGGTAAGTATTGCGGGAAGCATTGCTCATAACATCGGGCAACTGGCGGCGGCGTCCATGGTGATGGGGACCACGAGCATTATGTATTATTTGCCGATCCTGCTTGTGACCGGGATTGTCACCGGGATTGCCGTCGGTTATGCGGTCCGCTATCTGGTGTCCTCGTTGTCCCAAATATCGCTGTTCGAGGAATTTTTACGCTAA
- a CDS encoding GGDEF domain-containing protein has translation MRIKDFVNSSDASIHRQTKWIKRFLETYWVVIALHFAAQLYAYLYLPYEIEAGIFYYKVLLGPTLLMGGSVAAAQLVDRFAAKYSFISLFAAGTFVSMVIIHLNMDIRIIGAVMLLPIMASAIFFRLDLTLYTAVLQIVAFCIMYNWDSRFKAFLGPFDLIAIPIFILVGTLVAGIIIVNGRELLYDLETTMTAKQSLMAENATMLKISKTDALTGLFNHMSFHEYYEKALEYGELGVPFHLALIDIDNFKGINDKFGHRTGDLVLSRVACTIQENIPSTDIATRYGGEEFAILLFEQTFEEALCLMEQVRTAFSETRHAELGGLAVTVSIGLKSYERGTTKERLFEDTDALLYTAKRSGKNKVVTPLQTVDEGSAVL, from the coding sequence ATGAGAATAAAGGACTTTGTAAATTCGTCCGATGCTTCCATACATAGGCAGACCAAATGGATCAAACGTTTTTTGGAGACTTATTGGGTCGTCATTGCGCTGCATTTTGCCGCTCAGTTGTATGCATACTTATATCTTCCGTATGAGATCGAAGCCGGGATTTTCTATTATAAGGTTCTTTTGGGGCCGACGCTGCTGATGGGCGGAAGTGTCGCGGCGGCCCAACTGGTCGACCGGTTTGCGGCCAAATACTCTTTCATCTCCTTGTTTGCGGCGGGCACATTTGTTTCGATGGTGATTATCCATCTGAATATGGATATTCGCATTATAGGGGCCGTTATGCTGCTGCCCATTATGGCTTCGGCTATTTTCTTCCGGCTTGATTTAACATTGTATACGGCAGTCTTGCAGATTGTCGCCTTCTGTATTATGTACAATTGGGATTCCCGGTTCAAGGCCTTTCTGGGTCCGTTCGATCTGATAGCCATTCCCATCTTTATTCTTGTCGGCACGCTGGTGGCTGGCATTATTATCGTCAACGGACGCGAGCTTCTGTACGATCTGGAGACGACAATGACCGCCAAGCAGAGTCTCATGGCCGAGAACGCCACGATGCTGAAGATATCCAAAACGGATGCCCTGACCGGATTGTTCAACCATATGTCGTTTCATGAATATTATGAAAAAGCGCTGGAATACGGGGAATTGGGAGTTCCCTTTCATCTGGCTCTGATCGACATTGACAATTTCAAGGGAATTAACGATAAATTCGGGCACCGGACAGGTGATCTCGTCTTATCCAGAGTGGCGTGCACCATTCAGGAGAATATTCCATCCACCGATATTGCTACCCGCTACGGCGGTGAGGAATTTGCCATACTGCTGTTTGAGCAGACGTTTGAAGAGGCGCTCTGCCTGATGGAGCAGGTTCGGACGGCGTTCTCCGAGACGCGGCATGCGGAACTGGGCGGACTTGCCGTAACCGTAAGCATTGGCCTCAAAAGCTATGAGAGGGGAACGACAAAGGAACGATTGTTTGAAGATACGGACGCCCTGCTGTATACCGCGAAACGCTCCGGTAAAAATAAAGTCGTTACGCCCCTTCAAACTGTGGACGAAGGCAGCGCAGTGTTATAG
- a CDS encoding NusG domain II-containing protein — translation MKRADMLLIAVILIAALAFLVPRYFSGNEAKGGQGKELVANVTVDGKHYRTIKLTKEEQTIDIRTERGYNILKVHDYGVEMYEADCPDQVCLGFGFITLPKQTIVCLPHRVLVEIASGAGEDEIDGFVQ, via the coding sequence ATGAAACGCGCAGATATGCTGCTGATTGCCGTCATATTGATTGCAGCGCTGGCTTTTCTCGTGCCCCGTTATTTCTCCGGCAATGAGGCCAAAGGGGGACAAGGGAAAGAACTGGTAGCCAATGTCACGGTGGATGGCAAGCATTACCGTACCATTAAGCTCACTAAAGAGGAACAGACCATCGATATCCGTACGGAACGCGGCTATAACATTCTTAAAGTGCATGATTACGGAGTAGAGATGTACGAAGCGGACTGCCCGGACCAAGTATGCCTCGGCTTCGGTTTTATTACCCTGCCTAAACAGACGATCGTCTGTCTGCCGCATCGGGTCCTGGTGGAAATCGCAAGTGGGGCGGGGGAGGATGAAATTGATGGGTTTGTCCAATAG
- a CDS encoding aspartate aminotransferase family protein translates to MIGREAVTAKRKQYFYPCTQHFYRNSPQLVRGSMQYVYDENGKEYTDFFAGVSVVACGHCNPAITERTIHQLQQLQHTTTVYLTQPNADLAERLAKVLPGNLRRTFFVNSGSEANEGAMLLARLHTGRKGFIALESGLHGRTNLTMSVTGLPMWRTDKYLDEDVTFIRRPYDPDLTPEQAAERSLEDLKKVLEEKGESIATMIAEPIQGNGGMIMPELSYFRSVKPLLEHFGVLLIADEIQTGFGRTGAMFAMEHFGVVPDMITMAKALGNGVPVAAFAAGDEIASSLNTPSASTFGGNPVSAATALAVLDYIESERLPERAQQLGARLKEGLWDLQRRYPERIADVRGTGLMLGMELRGGNAADAAAFTDDVLEEMKDRGYLIGKNGVGRNVLAFQPPLVIVEQDIDGMLGALAHILVGA, encoded by the coding sequence ATGATTGGAAGAGAGGCCGTCACGGCCAAGCGTAAGCAGTATTTCTACCCATGTACGCAGCATTTTTACCGGAATTCGCCGCAGCTTGTTCGCGGGTCGATGCAGTATGTCTACGATGAGAACGGCAAGGAATACACTGATTTCTTCGCCGGGGTGTCGGTAGTAGCTTGCGGCCACTGCAACCCGGCGATTACAGAACGGACGATTCATCAGCTGCAGCAGCTGCAGCATACGACGACCGTGTATCTGACTCAGCCAAACGCTGATCTGGCGGAGCGGCTGGCGAAAGTGCTTCCCGGGAATTTAAGACGCACCTTCTTCGTGAACAGCGGCTCGGAGGCGAACGAGGGAGCGATGCTGCTGGCAAGGCTCCATACCGGACGCAAAGGATTTATTGCGCTGGAGAGCGGGCTGCATGGGCGGACCAATCTGACGATGAGCGTAACGGGGCTGCCTATGTGGCGGACCGATAAATATCTGGACGAGGATGTAACCTTTATCCGGCGTCCCTACGATCCGGATTTGACGCCGGAACAGGCGGCGGAGCGTTCATTGGAGGATCTGAAAAAGGTGCTGGAGGAGAAGGGCGAATCGATTGCCACCATGATCGCTGAGCCGATTCAGGGCAATGGCGGAATGATTATGCCGGAGCTCTCGTACTTCCGCTCGGTGAAGCCGCTGCTGGAGCATTTCGGCGTCCTGCTGATTGCGGATGAAATCCAGACTGGCTTCGGGCGCACGGGCGCGATGTTCGCGATGGAGCATTTCGGCGTCGTACCGGACATGATCACGATGGCCAAGGCGCTCGGCAACGGCGTGCCGGTGGCCGCTTTTGCAGCAGGGGACGAAATTGCAAGTTCGCTCAATACGCCGTCCGCTTCCACCTTCGGTGGGAACCCGGTGTCGGCGGCCACAGCGCTTGCCGTGCTGGATTACATCGAGTCGGAGCGGCTTCCCGAGAGGGCACAACAGTTGGGCGCAAGACTGAAGGAAGGGCTTTGGGACCTTCAGAGACGCTATCCGGAGCGAATCGCCGATGTGAGAGGAACGGGACTTATGCTGGGCATGGAGCTGCGCGGCGGAAATGCGGCGGACGCCGCAGCCTTTACGGATGATGTACTGGAGGAAATGAAAGACCGGGGATATTTGATCGGGAAAAACGGAGTAGGCCGCAATGTCCTGGCCTTTCAACCCCCGCTTGTTATTGTGGAGCAAGATATCGACGGTATGCTGGGGGCGCTGGCCCATATTCTCGTAGGTGCGTAG
- a CDS encoding peptidase U32 family protein, with protein sequence MTRYFNGKEIELLAPAGTFEIFKEIVESRCDAVYFGGPVLNMRMMRKGYNLSHEEIAEALSIAHDLGKKVYITVNNLFSEQETEEAREYLNFLESVRPDALIVQDMAVLELIREMGLTLPIHASVMMNVHNLEMIYALRDLGVSRVVTSREMDLQTAKLLGARSGMELEYFVHGDMCSVHGANCYYSSHVFGMSSNRGKCMKPCRWNYRIKKDGYVFPADYPLAVKDMFMYENLPELIESGITSFKIEGRMRDKDFMVMLVNSYGEAIDRYIEDPIGFDRTVDSKLLYNNRKRDFSTAYAFGKPGLRNINRRYEGTGKFYSTGKVFSTPTAERELSEDRVMQLKGRLAQEARPEEARVRPELAVRVNNMAQAKAALDAKVGHLYLSGDVYEPDRPFTKRDIMELGAVKGETKLYLGLPRMMTELHFDQYDQLLIHGERLPIDGLLVTNLGAIRRYNTSGYPMIGDASLNIYNSLAAGVYAGLGLKRITVSPEMTLEHFAAFASRNSLPLEMVVHGTPALMYMEHDLYENAEVMEPIGEEDNRYVGNDVLVLMTDKGENPVYRDQHGRCHLVFSKELCYLPMLDELNAAGISAFRIEGSTYTPDQLREIITAYQQAMKGTSQQDLTSGMQPVYAGYTLGSLQFD encoded by the coding sequence ATGACGCGTTATTTTAATGGAAAAGAAATTGAATTGCTGGCGCCCGCCGGCACCTTCGAGATTTTCAAAGAGATTGTTGAGTCCCGCTGCGATGCGGTCTATTTCGGCGGACCCGTGCTCAATATGAGAATGATGCGCAAGGGTTACAATTTATCCCATGAAGAGATAGCGGAGGCGCTGTCTATCGCCCATGATCTTGGCAAAAAAGTGTACATTACCGTCAACAACCTGTTCAGCGAACAGGAGACCGAGGAAGCCCGCGAATATCTCAATTTTCTGGAGAGCGTCCGTCCGGATGCGCTGATCGTGCAGGACATGGCGGTGCTGGAGCTGATTCGGGAGATGGGGCTTACCCTGCCTATCCATGCCTCGGTCATGATGAATGTGCATAATTTGGAGATGATCTACGCGCTGCGCGATCTTGGCGTAAGCCGCGTCGTCACTTCGCGGGAGATGGACCTGCAGACGGCGAAGCTGCTGGGCGCAAGGAGCGGAATGGAACTGGAGTATTTTGTCCACGGCGACATGTGCTCGGTTCACGGGGCGAACTGCTACTACAGCTCCCATGTATTCGGAATGAGCAGCAACCGGGGCAAATGCATGAAGCCCTGCCGGTGGAATTACCGGATTAAAAAGGACGGCTATGTCTTCCCGGCGGATTACCCGCTCGCGGTCAAGGATATGTTCATGTACGAGAATTTGCCGGAGCTGATCGAATCGGGAATTACCTCTTTCAAAATCGAAGGCCGCATGCGCGACAAGGATTTTATGGTCATGCTCGTCAACAGCTACGGCGAGGCGATCGACCGGTACATCGAAGACCCGATAGGGTTCGACCGGACGGTTGATTCGAAGCTGCTGTACAATAACCGCAAGCGCGATTTCTCGACTGCCTACGCGTTCGGCAAGCCGGGTCTGCGGAACATTAACCGCCGGTATGAAGGTACAGGCAAGTTCTACAGTACGGGCAAGGTGTTCAGCACGCCGACGGCGGAGCGTGAGCTGTCCGAAGACCGTGTAATGCAGCTGAAGGGACGGCTGGCCCAGGAGGCACGGCCCGAAGAGGCTCGGGTAAGACCGGAGCTTGCGGTTCGCGTCAACAACATGGCGCAGGCCAAGGCCGCGCTGGATGCCAAGGTGGGGCATCTATACCTGTCCGGCGACGTCTATGAGCCCGACCGTCCGTTCACGAAGCGCGACATTATGGAGCTGGGCGCGGTTAAAGGAGAGACGAAACTCTATCTGGGATTGCCGCGTATGATGACGGAGCTGCATTTTGACCAATACGACCAGCTGCTGATTCATGGTGAACGCCTGCCGATTGACGGCCTGCTCGTAACGAATCTCGGCGCGATCCGCCGCTATAACACATCCGGATACCCTATGATCGGGGACGCCAGCCTCAATATCTACAACAGTCTGGCCGCCGGAGTCTATGCAGGGCTTGGGCTTAAGCGGATTACCGTATCGCCGGAGATGACGCTGGAGCATTTTGCAGCCTTTGCCTCCCGCAACTCGCTGCCGCTGGAAATGGTGGTGCACGGCACGCCTGCGCTGATGTATATGGAGCATGATTTATATGAGAATGCCGAAGTGATGGAGCCGATCGGGGAGGAAGATAACCGCTATGTTGGAAACGATGTGCTTGTTCTGATGACCGACAAAGGGGAGAATCCGGTGTACCGGGATCAGCATGGGCGTTGTCATCTGGTGTTCTCCAAAGAGCTGTGCTATCTGCCGATGCTGGATGAGCTGAATGCGGCGGGCATCTCCGCTTTCCGGATTGAGGGATCGACTTATACGCCGGACCAGCTCCGTGAAATCATTACCGCGTATCAGCAGGCAATGAAAGGGACGTCGCAGCAAGATCTGACCTCCGGCATGCAGCCCGTTTATGCGGGATATACACTAGGGTCGCTGCAATTTGATTGA